The following are from one region of the Saccharomyces kudriavzevii IFO 1802 strain IFO1802 genome assembly, chromosome: 12 genome:
- the RMP1 gene encoding Rmp1p (similar to Saccharomyces cerevisiae RMP1 (YLR145W); ancestral locus Anc_8.353), with translation MDEMEGVVRSLEQEYRLILLLNHRNKNQHSAAGWYGSFNELKRNCGRIIKLLSSWRLQAKRLKDVEWVNMHRLLKRALFRQLKSWYWQFNGIIALGQFVTLGCTLVALLANVRALYMKIWEVNGAEFVRCGCFMKMLPKKEDKPVMNDVEELGEVIDEDVGSNVSGNDLAVLPMQVAEPKNGKKKNKKKKKNKSAIDGIFG, from the coding sequence ATGGATGAGATGGAAGGTGTAGTACGATCCTTGGAACAGGAATATCGGTTGATTTTGCTACTGAACCATAGGAACAAAAATCAACACAGTGCGGCTGGTTGGTATGGATCATTCAATgaactgaaaagaaattgtgGACGAATAATAAAGCTTCTGAGCTCATGGAGATTACAAGCAAAACGCCTAAAAGATGTCGAGTGGGTCAATATGCACAGACTTCTAAAGAGGGCGCTCTTTCGGCAGTTAAAGAGTTGGTACTGGCAGTTCAACGGTATCATTGCTTTAGGGCAATTTGTGACGTTAGGATGTACACTAGTGGCATTACTGGCAAATGTGAGGGCATTGTATATGAAAATATGGGAAGTGAACGGTGCCGAGTTTGTAAGATGTGGATGTTTTATGAAAATgttgccaaaaaaagaggacAAACCGGTTATGAATGATGTGGAAGAACTGGGGGAagttattgatgaagatgttgGCAGCAATGTTAGTGGAAATGACCTTGCGGTGTTACCAATGCAGGTTGCTGAGCCAAAGAAcggcaagaagaaaaataaaaagaaaaagaagaacaaatcGGCTATCGATGGCATCTTCGGTTAA
- the GID11 gene encoding Gid11p (similar to Saccharomyces cerevisiae YLR149C; ancestral locus Anc_8.362), with translation MTIDGTRQSKEALQDERLNTGSDKIYQNYMMPALELYDAKVSINHWQLRDCIKPSSTNQSKLYYIYDHSIRVLNTDSSALRSPVRRHHSIQPKNSFKSSILKGSAKSANTTGSFISKNLHVPSEKLVEFNFKPRCFTELNGLTVCGGLIGSDDKGFPSNWNHLTQDANVSLPPPSQPINISKNISFPINSHYSNPNIWKGIVEFYNQETDTMMTFTLGQFINNCVTLYDRSTTQFDLFACNNDGHLYQCDVSNRDVTLVKRYADLKFPLNNASLSHDGQTMVVSGDSNKFAVYNQNELTNQFSLHYDNHPSWGSSSHRIRRIPRFALPDESECVENIYEAPNSDHGFYNCFSENDLQFATVFQNGTCSIYDVRNMAVPMAEISSTRPHSHNGAFRVCRFSYGLDDLLFISEHQGRVHVVDTRNYVNHQVIVVPDKVNMEYINEQNHNLNPKGNLNNEITATNNSKDDSQFTEGTDHRSLSRRRFSLPSLPYASTEPWITMAQRIPRKYLEPQILPFPKVMDQISNESILFSSPRNPSNDTSHSNKRRCSFRVRRVSTSVPSANSSNGQVNLGSPITGSTATSSSVSAPQNLIDPLILSHQQAHNDVFEDDEYYEVYNDVHSTYRVSSDYPSFSPRAFDSFLRPPSTPDLPSDDDNFTTNNRNNRSTSNVLRRAVVSTQENNEFLEENNISGIDWVEDRNGSSLIIGTDYGIMRWNINSWARRSFSSYDLC, from the coding sequence ATGACAATTGATGGTACGAGGCAATCTAAGGAGGCTCTACAAGATGAACGGTTAAATACTGGGTCTGATAAGATCTATCAAAACTATATGATGCCCGCTTTGGAACTTTACGATGCGAAGGTCTCTATAAATCATTGGCAATTACGGGATTGTATCAAGCCAAGTTCAACGAACCAGAGTAAACTGTATTATATCTATGATCATTCGATAAGAGTACTGAATACAGATTCCTCCGCTTTGAGGTCCCCAGTAAGGCGACATCATTCTATTCAGCCGAAAAATAGTTTCAAGAGCTCTATATTAAAGGGATCAGCAAAGAGTGCCAACACAACAGGCTCATTCATCTCCAAAAATTTACACGTTCcctctgaaaaattggtgGAGTTTAACTTCAAGCCGAGATGTTTCACTGAATTAAACGGGCTGACCGTTTGTGGTGGGCTCATTGGTTCTGATGATAAAGGATTTCCCTCTAATTGGAATCACTTAACTCAAGACGCAAACGTTTCACTGCCTCCGCCTTCTCAACCGATcaatatttccaaaaacATTAGTTTCCCCATAAACTCTCATTATTCAAACCCTAACATTTGGAAGGGTATTGTAGAGTTTTACAATCAAGAAACCGACACGATGATGACATTCACGTTGGGTCAGTTCATCAATAACTGTGTCACGCTTTATGACAGGTCCACTACACAGTTTGACCTTTTCGCCTGCAATAACGATGGACATCTTTATCAATGCGACGTGAGTAACAGAGATGTAACGCTAGTGAAGCGTTACGCGGATTTAAAGTTTCCTTTGAATAACGCTTCTCTATCACATGACGGCCAAACTATGGTGGTATCTGGCGATTCAAATAAATTTGCCGTCTATAACCAAAATGAATTAACTAACCAATTTTCCTTACACTATGACAATCATCCCTCTTGGGGTAGTTCTTCGCATCGCATTAGGAGAATACCACGATTTGCATTGCCTGATGAATCAGAGTGTGTTgagaatatatatgaaGCGCCAAACTCAGATCATGGGTTTTATAATTGCTTTTCAGAGAACGACTTGCAATTTGCGACTGTATTCCAAAATGGCACCTGCTCAATCTATGATGTTAGAAACATGGCTGTTCCTATGGCAGAGATTAGCTCAACAAGGCCACATTCTCATAACGGTGCATTTAGAGTCTGTAGGTTTAGTTACGGACTCGACGATTTACTATTCATTTCTGAACACCAAGGTAGAGTGCATGTTGTAGACACAAGAAATTATGTTAATCATCAAGTTATTGTAGTCCCTGATAAAGTCAACATGGAATACATAAATGAGCAGAATCATAATTTAAACCCCAAAGGCAATTTAAACAACGAAATTACTGCTACTAACAATAGCAAAGATGATTCTCAATTTACTGAAGGAACGGATCATCGTTCTTTGTCAAGAAGAAGGTTTTCATTGCCTTCTTTACCATATGCATCCACAGAACCATGGATAACAATGGCCCAAAGAATCCCAAGAAAGTATTTGGAACCACAAATTTTACCGTTTCCGAAAGTTATGGACCAAATTAGTAACGAGTCGATtctgttttcttctccGCGTAACCCATCAAATGACACATCTCATTCAAATAAAAGACGGTGTTCATTTAGAGTAAGGAGAGTATCGACATCAGTTCCAAGCGCTAATTCTTCTAATGGCCAAGTCAACCTTGGTTCACCTATCACAGGTTCTACCGcaacttcatcttcagttTCTGCACCTCAAAATTTGATTGACCCCTTGATCCTTTCTCATCAGCAAGCACATAATGACGTCTTTGAGGATGACGAATATTATGAGGTTTACAATGACGTTCATTCGACATACCGTGTTTCTTCAGACTATCCTAGCTTTTCACCAAGAGCTTTTGACAGTTTCTTAAGGCCACCTTCAACGCCCGACTTACCGTCAGATGATGACAATTTTACTACAAATAATAGAAATAACAGAAGTACATCAAATGTTTTGAGAAGGGCAGTGGTTTCaacccaagaaaataacGAATTTTTAGAGGAAAACAATATATCAGGTATTGATTGGGTTGAAGACAGAAATGGTAGTTCTCTGATTATAGGTACGGATTATGGTATCATGAGGTGGAATATCAATTCATGGGCAAGAAGAAGTTTTTCTAGTTATGATTTATGTTGA
- the PEP3 gene encoding tethering complex subunit PEP3 (similar to Saccharomyces cerevisiae PEP3 (YLR148W); ancestral locus Anc_8.359) produces the protein MLKTLIEEVRLQFLTGNTELTHLKVSNDQLIVTTQRTVYRINLQDPAIVNHFECPLSKELETIMNVHVSPLGTAVFLRTNFGRYMLLKDGEFTQLNKIKNLDLSSLYWVNETTFLMGLKKVAKLYRIEWIGKDIVTKLWYENKKLSGGIDGVAYWKGSLLLTIKDNILYWKDVTDTKFPLLLPDESEQFERLKHHTVKKFDSYNGLFAWVTSSGVVFGDLKENQMAKNPDSSNNAAKFLSSSKVLLNFELPDYQNDKDHLIKDIVLTAFHILLLRNNTVTMVNQLNNDVMFHEAIPRQQFPGASSDNSEKILGLVRDSEKETFWCFSNVNVFEIIIENETNSIWNLLVQDNKFDKALALKGLTQRETESIKFSKAMYLFHTTKDFHLAAQTLGSIKDLSHLGDIALNFLQMKDYGNLNVLLIKQLDNVPWKSTQMVLSSWIVWNFMKQINDIELKINTTKTTSTDEDNLLNWNLKLKKKSIELAKFLEEHLETLDNRTVYQIMSKQNRQNELLIFAKLINDMKFLLSFWIDQGNWYESLKILLTINNHHLVYKYSLILLLNSPEATISTWMKIKDLNPNKLIPTTLKFFTNWQNNSKLINTPSDYPENYSLTYLNWCVREVPRICDPIIYNSILYMMITNPKNDVILENDIIKFMRSYENKFDLNFQLRLSLKFKKTKASIFLLTRLNLFEDAIDLALKNNLIDDCKIIVNDEALIEDYKLRKRLWLKIARHLLVSMKDIDIKQLIRTILNDSDEVLTIKDLLPFFNEYTTIANLKEELIKFLENHNMKMNEISEDIINSKNLKVEINTEISKFNEKYRILEPGKSCDECGKFLQIKKFIVFPCGHCFHWNCLIRLILSSNDYNLRQKTEKFLKAKNKHNLSDLETIIVEKCGLCSDINVNKIDQPVLIDEAELARWND, from the coding sequence ATGCTCAAAACTCTCATAGAAGAGGTTCGATTGCAATTTCTGACAGGCAACACGGAACTTACCCATTTGAAAGTTTCTAATGATCAACTTATAGTAACGACACAACGAACAGTTTACAGAATAAATTTACAGGATCCAGCCATTGTCAATCATTTCGAATGTCCGTTAAGTAAGGAGCTAGAAACTATTATGAACGTCCACGTTTCCCCTTTGGGCACTGCCGTTTTCCTTCGAACTAACTTTGGTCGGTATATGTTATTAAAGGATGGCGAATTCACTCAattgaacaaaatcaagaatCTCGATCTCAGTTCTTTATATTGGGTCAATGAAACCACGTTCTTGATGGGACTTAAGAAAGTGGCGAAGTTGTACCGAATTGAGTGGATAGGAAAGGATATAGTTACAAAACTGTGGtatgaaaacaagaagcTGTCCGGGGGGATTGATGGTGTTGCATATTGGAAGGGTTCCCTCTTGTTAACTATAAAGGACAATATACTATACTGGAAAGACGTAACAGATACGAAATTTCCTTTACTACTACCGGATGAATCTGAACAATTTGAAAGGTTGAAGCATCACACggtaaagaaatttgacTCGTATAATGGGCTCTTCGCTTGGGTCACGTCAAGTGGCGTTGTCTTTGGAGATTTAAAAGAGAATCAAATGGCTAAAAATCCTGATTCCTCCAACAATGCTGCAAAATTTTTATCCTCTTCGAAAGTTTTGCTTAATTTTGAGTTGCCTGATTATCAGAACGACAAGGATCACCTTATCAAAGATATAGTTTTGACTGCTTTTCATATTCTACTTCTGAGAAACAACACGGTTACGATGGTAAATCAACTAAATAATGATGTAATGTTTCATGAGGCTATACCGAGACAGCAATTCCCCGGTGCCAGTAGCGATAACagtgaaaaaatactgGGACTAGTTAGAGATTcggaaaaggaaacattTTGGTGTTTTTCCAACGTAaatgtttttgaaataattaTTGAGAATGAAACTAACTCGATATGGAATTTATTGGTTCAAGATAACAAATTTGACAAGGCTCTTGCATTAAAGGGCCTAACGCAAAGAGAAACGGAGTCTataaagttttcaaaagctATGTATCTTTTTCACACCACTAAGGACTTTCATTTAGCTGCTCAAACTCTGGGAAGCATCAAAGATCTATCACATTTAGGCGACATTGCATTGAATTTTCTCCAGATGAAGGATTACGGCAACTTGAATGTATTACTGATAAAACAATTGGATAATGTACCCTGGAAATCAACCCAAATGGTTTTATCAAGTTGGATTGTTTGGAATTTCATGAAACAGATAAATGACATTGAATTAAAAATCAACACTACTAAGACGACCTCCACCGATGAAGACAATTTGTTGAACTGGAATTTAAAGCTTAAAAAGAAGTCGATTGAGCTGGCGAAGTTCCTGGAAGAGCATTTAGAAACATTGGACAACAGAACTGTTTATCAAATAATGTCCAAACAGAACAGGCAAAATGAATTACTAATTTTTGCCAAATTAATCAACgatatgaaatttttattatcattttggATTGATCAAGGAAACTGGTATGAATCTCTAAAAATTCTGTTGACAATAAACAACCACCATCTAGTTTATAAATACTCTTTGATTCTTTTATTGAACTCGCCAGAAGCAACAATATCAACGTGGATGAAAATTAAAGACCTAAATCCCAACAAACTAATTCCGACAAccttaaaatttttcacgaATTGGCAAAATAACTCGAAACTGATAAACACTCCATCAGATTATCCCGAAAATTACTCGCTAACCTACTTAAATTGGTGTGTTAGGGAAGTTCCAAGAATTTGTGATCCGATAATATACAATTCTATTCTTTATATGATGATCACTAATCCCAAAAACGATGTGATACTCGAAAATGATATAATCAAATTCATGAGGTCCTATGAAAACAAGTTTGATTTAAATTTCCAATTACGATTATCCTTGAAATTTAAGAAAACCAAGGCTtctattttccttttaacACGCTTGAATCTATTTGAGGATGCCATTGATTTAGcgttgaaaaataatttgaTTGACGACTGTAAAATAATTGTAAATGACGAGGCTCTTATAGAAGATTATAAACTAAGAAAAAGGTTGTGGTTGAAAATTGCAAGACACTTATTAGTTTCAATGAAAGATATCGATATCAAACAATTGATTCGAACAATTTTAAACGATTCCGATGAAGTTTTAACAATTAAGGAtcttttgccatttttcaatgaatatACTACGATTGCTAACTTGAAAGAGGAATTGATTAAGTTTTTAGAGAATCACAACATGAAAATGAACGAGATCTCAGAAGATATTATAAATTCTAAAAATCTGAAGGTGGAAATAAATACAGAAATctcaaaattcaatgaaaaatacagGATTTTAGAACCAGGCAAATCTTGTGATGAGtgtggaaaatttttacaGATCAAAAAGTTTATAGTTTTTCCCTGTGGCCACTGTTTCCATTGGAACTGTTTAATTAGATTGATACTAAGCTCAAATGATTACAATTTGAGACAGAAGAcggaaaaatttttgaaagccaAGAACAAACATAATCTGAGTGATTTAGAGACTATCATCGTGGAGAAATGTGGGTTATGCAGTGATATTAATGTGAACAAGATTGATCAGCCAGTTCTCATTGATGAAGCAGAGTTAGCTAGGTGGAATGACTAA
- the SPE4 gene encoding spermine synthase (similar to Saccharomyces cerevisiae SPE4 (YLR146C); ancestral locus Anc_8.354): MFNNSNHAYIKDGWFREINDKSFPGQAFTMAVDSILYQAQSEFQDILIFRNKVYGTVLVLDGIIQCTEFDEFAYQEMITHIAMFAHSNPKRVLIIGGGDGGVLREVAKHSCVKQITMVEIDASVIELSRKFLPTLSDGAFEDERLDLKLCDGFKFLQDIGDSGLQNRYDVIVTDSSDPEGPAEAFFQERYFQLLKNALNPNGVVIMQSSENIWLNLNYLRDLKNTAKKVFPNTEYCYTMVPTYTSGQLGLIVCSNNASLSLANPQRVISEQEQEQLKYYNPQIHSSAFVLPTWADMIINK; this comes from the coding sequence ATGTTTAACAATTCAAATCATGCTTACATCAAGGACGGATGGTTTAGAGAGATTAATGATAAAAGTTTTCCAGGTCAAGCATTCACTATGGCTGTGGATTCGATACTTTATCAAGCCCAGAGTGAATTCCAGGACATCTTAATCTTTCGTAATAAAGTTTATGGTACGGTACTAGTCCTGGACGGTATAATACAATGTACAGAATTCGATGAGTTCGCTTACCAGGAGATGATTACGCATATTGCTATGTTCGCGCATTCCAATCCTAAGCGTGTACTAATCATTGGTGGTGGGGACGGAGGTGTGCTGAGAGAAGTAGCTAAGCACAGTTGCGTGAAGCAAATCACTATGGTAGAAATTGATGCCTCAGTGATTGAACTGTCCCGGAAATTCTTACCCACGTTAAGTGACGGtgcttttgaagatgaaagattGGATTTGAAACTTTGCGATGGCTTCAAGTTTTTACAAGACATAGGCGATTCTGGCCTCCAGAACAGATATGATGTCATTGTTACTGATAGTTCTGATCCTGAAGGCCCAGCGGAAGcatttttccaagaaaggTATTTccaattgttgaaaaatgctCTAAATCCTAATGGTGTTGTCATTATGCAAAGCTCTGAAAACATTTGGTTGAATCTAAACTACTTACGtgacttgaaaaatactgcCAAAAAAGTGTTTCCTAATACAGAATATTGCTATACCATGGTTCCTACCTATACATCTGGCCAACTAGGTTTGATTGTTTGCAGTAATAACGCCAGTTTATCGTTGGCCAACCCACAAAGGGTGATATCTGAGCAAGAACAAGAGCAATTAAAGTATTACAATCCTCAAATACATTCCAGTGCATTTGTTTTGCCTACCTGGGCCGATATGATTATCAACAAATGA
- the SMD3 gene encoding mRNA splicing protein SMD3 (similar to Saccharomyces cerevisiae SMD3 (YLR147C); ancestral locus Anc_8.358) — MNGVPVKLLNEAQGHVVTLELTTGATYRGKLVESEDSMNVQLRDVTATEPHGAVTHMDQIFVRGSQIKFIVVPDLLKNAPLFKRNSSRPMPPIRGPKRR; from the coding sequence ATGAATGGAGTACCGGTAAAACTACTGAATGAGGCACAGGGACATGTCGTTACCCTTGAGCTAACGACGGGAGCTACTTACCGTGGTAAACTAGTCGAAAGTGAAGATAGCATGAATGTCCAACTGAGAGACGTAACAGCTACAGAGCCCCATGGGGCTGTAACGCACATGGACCAAATATTCGTACGTGGATCCCAGATCAAATTTATCGTTGTTCCagatcttttgaaaaatgcgCCATTATTCAAAAGGAACTCATCAAGACCTATGCCTCCAATCAGAGGACCTAAAAGAAGgtga
- the STM1 gene encoding Stm1p (similar to Saccharomyces cerevisiae STM1 (YLR150W); ancestral locus Anc_8.364), whose protein sequence is MSNPFDLLGNDVEDADVVVLPPKEIVKSSTSSKKADVPPPSADPSKARKNRPRPSGNEGAIRDKASGRRNNKSKDVTDSAATKKPNTRKATDRHSRTGKTDTKKKVNQGWGDDKKELSAEKEAQADAAAEIAEDVEDAEDAAKAKTTQLSLQDYLNQQASNQFNKVPEAKKVELNAEKIEAAEKEAYAPATKVKNVKSKQLKTKEYLDFDATFVESNTRKNFGDRNNNNNNNSRNTTFNNRRGGRTVRKGSNNPNSANSASSANTVQKNRNIDVSNLPSLA, encoded by the coding sequence atGTCCAACCCATTTGATTTGTTAGGTAATGACGTCGAAGACGCTGACGTCGTGGTTTTGCCACCAAAGGAAATCGTCAAGAGCAGCACTTCCTCAAAGAAGGCTGACGTCCCACCTCCATCTGCTGATCCATCCAAGGCTAGAAAGAACAGACCAAGACCTTCCGGAAATGAAGGTGCTATCAGAGACAAGGCTTCCGGTAGAAGAAAcaacaaatcaaaagatgTCACTGACTCTGCCGCAACCAAGAAGCCAAACACCAGAAAGGCCACTGACCGTCATTCTAGAACTGGTAAGACTGACACCAAGAAGAAGGTTAACCAAGGCTGGGGTGATGACAAGAAGGAGTTGAGTGCTGAAAAGGAAGCTCAAGCCgatgctgctgctgaaaTTGCTGAAGACGTTGAAGATGCTGAAGACGCCGCTAAGGCAAAGACCACTCAATTGTCTTTACAAGACTACTTGAATCAACAAGCCAGCAACCAATTTAACAAGGTTCCAGAAGCTAAGAAGGTTGAATTAAACgctgaaaaaatcgaaGCTGCTGAAAAGGAAGCTTACGCACCAGCTACCAAGGTCAAGAATGTTAAGTCCAAGCAGTTAAAGACCAAGGAATATTTGGACTTTGATGCCACTTTTGTTGAGTCCAACACCAGAAAGAACTTTGGTGACagaaacaacaacaataacaacaacagcagaaACACCACTTTCAACAACCGTCGTGGTGGAAGAACCGTCAGAAAGGGCAGCAACAATCCTAACTCTGCCAACTCTGCTAGCTCTGCTAACACTGTTCAAAAGAACCGTAACATTGACGTTTCTAACTTGCCATCTTTGGCTTAA
- the ACF2 gene encoding endo-1,3(4)-beta-glucanase (similar to Saccharomyces cerevisiae ACF2 (YLR144C); ancestral locus Anc_8.352): protein MCYNRRALPPPLPDRPNGTGNLEPPPIPPRRNVLPPTYHSGGPFQSRVVEPADTSLPSPSFSRPSVNPHLQDDDLFQSPFLPNLGAPPSVFNSVQHPVPKPNTGNQESGPLETNKFYTNLLLEDNTQPVWTHPYSLWFSRDPELFGLAINHTLASQRVFDTSKSPPGFYFNPTNIKSFVFKAREFSSVNDIKLEFDDMRHMSSRLLLSLSNTQYIEFPLIQGMGFVTAIYHDLGFELRSAVGFRRLERLSMNEGTVKYNIQLEDNRVWPLYLSSLTFSFPEDFQLSLINNNTIISSHKVDGLICQLSADSVPSIDSAAGCYPISCELSGKTTNEQLTNYRFNYTVAGKSQSGTTLIYAFPHHKAAFTPEMQKYQINSTLDSTVKGTMTGFLTNSFDMQIQIPLELGFEPIALYLHKKSNYSHETLSKIQEAATQEVQSSDPLQESNVDSMYFSGKVLAKYAWILYVTHYILHDEDLTRALLSKLTIAVERFTRNQQILPLNYDLTWKGIISSGTSSQDFGNSYYNDHHFHYSYHVITAAIISVVDNDLNGKTNNSWLRNNRDWVECLIRDYSGADRNDPYFPQFRSFDWFNGHSWAKGLFPSGDGKDEESTSEDLNSCYAIKLWGLATENFKLVDLANLQLGIMKDVFQSYFLYESNNTIQPNEFIRNKVSGILFENKIDHATYFGMEPQYIHMIHAIPITSASSWVRSPTFVKEEWEEKMQPIINQVNDGWKGIIMLNMALLDPKFSYDFFSQPNFDRNFLDNGQSLTWSLAYSGAFS from the coding sequence ATGTGCTACAACAGGCGAGCTCTACCTCCACCGCTTCCCGATAGACCTAATGGTACTGGTAACTTGGAGCCCCCTCCTATACCGCCTCGCAGAAACGTCCTGCCACCAACATATCATTCTGGAGGCCCCTTTCAATCTCGAGTTGTCGAACCTGCAGATACATCGTTGCCCTCGCCAAGCTTTTCTAGACCCTCAGTCAATCCTCACTTGCAAGATGACGacctttttcaatctcCTTTTTTACCTAATTTAGGAGCTCCTCCCTCAGTCTTTAATAGTGTTCAACACCCCGTGCCAAAACCAAATACAGGTAACCAAGAAAGCGGTCCCTTAGAGACAAATAAGTTTTACACAAATCTGTTACTTGAGGATAATACGCAACCGGTATGGACACATCCTTATTCTCTTTGGTTTTCTCGTGACCCAGAATTGTTTGGTTTGGCCATCAATCACACTTTAGCTTCTCAAAGGGTCTTTGACACAAGTAAAAGTCCTCCGGGGTTCTATTTTAACCCTACTAATATAAAATCGTTTGTATTCAAGGCAAGGGAATTTAGTTCGGTGAATGATATTAAgcttgaatttgatgatatgAGGCACATGTCCTCACGGTTGCTATTGTCCCTGAGTAACACCCAGTATATAGAATTTCCGCTAATTCAGGGAATGGGCTTTGTGACGGCTATTTATCATGATCTGGGCTTTGAATTAAGGAGCGCTGTCGGCTTCAGGCGCTTAGAACGTCTAAGCATGAATGAGGGAACTGTTAAATATAATATCCAGCTTGAAGACAATCGAGTTTGGCCGCTCTACTTGTCTTCACTgactttctcttttccagaagattttcaactttcattaataaataataatacgATAATATCTTCTCACAAAGTTGACGGTCTTATTTGCCAGTTATCTGCCGATTCCGTTCCTAGCATCGATTCGGCAGCAGGTTGTTATCCAATATCCTGTGAGTTATCAGGAAAAACCACTAATGAACAGCTCACAAATTATAGATTCAACTATACTGTTGCAGGCAAATCGCAATCGGGCACTACGTTAATCTACGCTTTTCCGCATCATAAAGCAGCATTCACTCCAGAAAtgcaaaaatatcaaatcaACTCTACCTTGGACTCCACGGTTAAGGGTACGATGACTGGTTTCCTCACGAACAGTTTTGATATGCAGATTCAAATACCGCTAGAATTGGGTTTTGAGCCTATTGCCCTTTATTTGCATAAGAAATCTAACTATAGCCATGAAACGCTATctaaaattcaagaagCCGCCACTCAAGAGGTCCAGTCTAGTGATCCTCTACAGGAGTCAAACGTAGACTCTATGTATTTCTCCGGCAAAGTACTTGCAAAATATGCGTGGATCCTCTATGTGACACATTACATTCTTcatgatgaagatttaaCGAGAGCTTTATTAAGTAAACTGACTATTGCAGTGGAAAGATTCACCAGGAATCAGCAGATTTTGCCGTTGAATTATGATCTTACTTGGAAGGGTATTATTTCATCAGGCACCTCCAGCCAAGACTTTGGTAATTCTTACTACAAtgatcatcattttcattactCTTATCACGTTATTACTGCTGCCATCATCTCTGTGGTTGACAATGACTTAAATGGAAAAACCAACAATTCTTGGTTAAGAAATAATAGAGATTGGGTTGAATGTTTGATCAGAGATTACTCGGGTGCTGATAGAAACGATCCATACTTTCCTCAATTTAGGTCATTTGATTGGTTCAATGGCCATTCATGGGCTAAGGGATTATTTCCAAGTGGTGATGGCAAAGATGAAGAGTCCACTTCAGAAGATCTTAATTCTTGTTATGCAATTAAACTGTGGGGGTTAGCGACTGAAAACTTTAAGCTTGTTGATTTAGCTAACTTGCAACTCGGCATTATGAAAGATGTATTTCAAAGCTACTTCCTCTACGAAAGTAATAATACTATCCAGCCCAATGAATTTATCAGAAATAAGGTTAGCGGTATTTTGttcgaaaataaaattgatCACGCCACTTATTTCGGTATGGAGCCTCAATATATTCATATGATCCATGCTATTCCTATAACATCCGCGTCCTCATGGGTAAGATCGCCAACTTTTGTTAAAGAAGAatgggaagaaaaaatgcagcCGATAATTAATCAAGTCAATGATGGTTGGAAAGGCATAATCATGTTGAACATGGCTTTACTTGATCCTAAGTTCTCATATGACTTTTTCAGTCAACCTAATTTCGATAGAAATTTCCTAGACAACGGACAAAGTTTAACTTGGTCTTTGGCTTACTCAGGTGCGTTCTCCTAG
- the SKDI12G1910 gene encoding uncharacterized protein (similar to Saccharomyces cerevisiae YLR146W-A; ancestral locus Anc_8.356), giving the protein MDNKETQHATLSVEHARELQNEIQELFAQLQDMNSQIRSDLNEFEEIKESSSIANSTTNST; this is encoded by the coding sequence ATGGATAATAAAGAGACTCAACACGCTACACTATCGGTAGAACATGCTCGTGAGTTGCAGAACGAAATACAAGAATTATTTGCACAATTGCAGGATATGAATTCCCAGATTCGCAGCGACCTCAACGAGTTCgaagaaataaaggaaTCCTCGTCAATAGCGAACTCAACCACGAACAGTACATAA